Sequence from the Priestia megaterium genome:
GAATGGTCAGCAGCAGGGAGGAGGAGCAGCAGGAACAGGCTCCGAGAGCTTGGTGAGATCGGCAATTGGAGAAAATATAGCAGATGCTATGTCAAAGGTGCAGACAAAAATCCCACGTAAAATCTTCTGGGGTCACTGCAAAGCGTATATTATCGGTGAGAAGTTTGCTAGAAATGGTGGTATTCATAAGCAAATTGACTATTTACTTCGCCATCCAGAACCTCGGGAACGTGCTCATTTGTTTGTCAGTTATGGAGAGGCAGCCGATGTTCTAGCATTACAGCCACCTTTAGAATCATACGAGGGAGAAGTGCTACGAAAGTTATCTGAGATGAAGATTGGTATGGATGTTACAGTGAAAGATTTTGAACAGATGTTAACAGGGGATTCTGGAGTGGCTCTCCTACCTTTAATTAAAAAGTTACCGCCGTTTCTTGGGAGGAAACCACAGGAAACGATTGCTTATATAATGGGGACTGCTATTTTTAAGAAAGATAAAATGATCGGTCAAGTTGATATTAAGGCTACCAGAGGACTTTTATGGTTACGAAATGAAATCGAAGTGACTTCGGTTACAGTAAACCCTAAAAAAGGAGAATCCATCTCGCTAGACCCTATTCGACAAACGACGAAACTCATCCCTATCCTTAAGAATGGAAAATGGAAGATCCTAGCGAAGATTACATCGGAAGGGACAATTGTGCAAAATGGCAGTGATCTTGATGTTATGAGTCCACAAATTACGAAGAGAGTGGAGAAAGACGTAGAAAAAGATATCAAAAAACGCATTAACCAGTCTCTTAAACAGGTGAAGAAAGGGATGAATGTGGACGCATTTGGTTTCGCAGATGCGTTTCATCGAAAATACCCTAAAGAATGGTCGAAAGTCAAAGATCATTGGGATACAGTCCTTCCGGATGTGGAAGTGAAAATAGATATTAAAACGCGTGTACGCCGACCTGGTTTATCTACTACGCCGGCGGGCTTGAAAGAAAAAGAGGTAGAAAAGAAATGAAGTGGATAACGGTAATAGGAATAACCGTATGCGTGGTTCTTATCTTTTTGTATGAATGGCCAAAAATGGATCGAAATCAGAAAAAGGAGAAAGCAGCCTTTGTGATCTTAACAACGATGGGATGGCTGCTTGCCATCCTCCTTCTGTTCTTTCCGGATATGCCAGGTCCTACACAGATGATTGACATGCTTTTCAAACCACTTGGTAAGATGTTGGAGAAATAGCAGGGGCATAGAAGATACGGAAAAAGAAGGAGAAAAGAGAATGATCGAAAAAGGGAAAATTTCTTCATTTCAGATGGCGCTTATGATCGTACCAACGATAGTAGCAACCGCTATTCTTACCATCCCAGCCATTACGGGCAAGTATGCAGGGCGTGATATGTGGATTTCGCCAATTTTAGGTTCACTCAATGGATTTTTTACGGCGTTTATTGTGTATCAATTACATAAACTCTATCCGAAGGAATCGATCATCCAATACAGTAGACATATTATTGGTCGGATTCTAGGAAAAGTGCTTGGGTTTGTCTACTTGTTCTTTTTTTTGCATATATGTGGCACCATATCCAGGCAGTATATAGATTTCATTATTAATGCTTTTTTGCCTAAAACCCCGATGATTGTAGTTATTGGGAGCATGGTTCTTGTATGTGCTTTCGCTGTACGAGGCGGCGTGGAAGTATTGGGAAGATCTGCCCAACTGTTCGTTCCAATCTTTATACTTCTTCCCCTGTTACTATTTATACTACTCATACCTCAATTCAAACCAGAGAATATGTTTCCAATTATGGAGCATGGTATGATGCCTTCGATCCTTGGAGCAGCTGTACCACAGTCTTGGTTTAGCGAAATGTTTCTTATCTCCATGCTTCTTCCTTTTTTGACAGATCATAAAAAAGGAAAGAAGTGGAGTATGATCTCGGTGGTTATCACTATGTTAGTCATGGTTTACACCAATATAGTGAACATATTCTTATTTGGAGAATCAGCAACCAGTTATATCTATCCGGTGTTTACTGCTTTCCGATACATTAGTGTTGCTACTTTTTTTGAACATCTTGAAGCCTTTGTAATTACTATTTGGGTAATGGGAATATTTATTAAACTTTCAGTATTTTACTATGCACTTGTCTTAGGAACGGCCCAATGGCTACATCTATCTGACTACCGCCCCCTTGTATTTCCACTTGGTTTTCTGGTGATTATATTCGGTATATGGGTAACTCCTAGCATGTATGAATTAACTCGATTTTTAGGTAATATATTTCCTTTTTACGGAACATTCATTATGACGTTCATTCCGGTTTTACTACTACTCATCGCTATTATCCGGAAAAAATAATTAGAAAGGAAAATGTAATCATATGCCTATAAATCAATAACATACACAATATTTTGTCGATTTAAATATTTGTTAGAGATAATAAAAAAATAGAATGGGGTAAAAAGAAATGATTGAAAAAGGGAAAATATCATCTCTTCAGATGGCGATGTTACTATACTTTATTGTATTAGCTACAGCTATTCTGACTCTTCCATCAGTCGCCGGAAAAGATGCGAAGCAAGATCTTTGGCTATCACCAATATGGGCCTCCCTCATTGGTTTTCTGACATTAGGTATTTTTTTAAAATTAAACAAGTTTTATCCTAATGAAAATATTATTCAGTACAGTGAGCGTATTATTGGAAAGCTTGCCGGAAAGACTCTTGGATTTATATATTTGTTTTTTCATCTTTATTTGAATGGTATTGTTCTACGACAGTACGCGGAGTTCATTGCAAACTTTCTTCCGAAAACCCCTATACCTGTAGTAATAGCCAGTATGGTGTTAGTTTGCATGTTTGTTGTATACGGAGGAGTAGAGGTGCTAGCACGTGCCACACAAGTTTTTCTTCCATTATTTATTCTTCCTCTTCTTCTGATGGTACTTCTACTGCTACCTGATATAGAAATTGATAATATATTTCCTATCATGGGGAATGGTGTTTTACCATCTCTACAAGGAGCTACTTCTATTCAGTCATGGTTTAACGATTTTTTTTATATTTCTTTTTTTCTTCCTTTTTTGAAAGATCGAAGTAAGGCAAGAAAATTGGGTGTGATTTCTATTGTAGCTGTTGTACTAACTATGGTGATTACAAATTTAATTACCATTCTTGTATTAGGCAGCACTACTCAAGAGTACATTTATCCCGTAATAAGTGTTTCAAGGTATATCAGCATAGCTAATTTTTTTGAACATGTCGAATCAATGGTGATGGCAGTCTGGGTTACAGGTATTTTTGTTAAAGTTTCAGCCATTTATTATGTACTTACACTTGGGACAGCGCAGTGTCTAAACGTACGTGATTATAAGCCATTTGTGCTTCCATTTGGTTTTCTCCAAGTTATAGTTGCTTTGTGGATATCTTCTAATTTTCAACAACTTGTTTCCTTTTTGTCTACAAGTGGCATTGTTTTCTTTTTTTCTCTAGAAATTGTAATTCCACTTTTTCTCCTCCTTATTGCTTTTATAAAAAAAGGGAGAAATGGGGGGCTTAATAGCAATGGAACTAAAAATCAAAAGAATCATTAGCGAAGATTTGGTAAAGCAGCTGCTTTCTGCAGAAACCCGGCGCTTTGCTTCTACACGTTATAAAAGAATTGAAAAATAGAAAGACCAGAAAAATCCATGAAAAAGTTACGCGGAAAAAATGGTCAAGAGACGTGAACTACGTACTTCTACTTCCTCGATTCTCCAATCCTTGTGTTTCCACGCAATTCCGTAATCCTCTTCATGTAAACAGATTGCATCAGAAATCGTTTTTATAGTGCCTTTACTACCTGGCATCTTAGTGTCGAAATAGCGAATTCCCCCTAGACAGCCACAGCCAAGCATTAAAGAATCAGCTACTTGCTCATCTTAATTTTTTAACTCTTTATAAAACCTTAAAAGTTAATAATAGGGTCATTTTGCTTGATATTTGTTTTATACATTTAATGAAATTGATTCTTACTTTACACTAGATAAGAAGAAAATTTATTCTAAACAAGGTTAGTATATTTATTTGCTGAGAAACTGAGGGAGTTAGATGGCAAATGTTCTTTTTTTCAACTTTCCCGGTGAAGGGCACGTTAATCCTACCATTGCATTAGTAGAAGAGCTTGTGAAAAAGGGAGAAAAGGTGGTCTATTACTGCATAGAAGAATATAGACACAAGATTGAAAAAACAGGCGCTTTATTTCGTCCTTATGAAAACTTTCTACTCCATATAAATACAGAAAAAGGATGGCAGAGAAAATAGATCCTCTTGAAATGCTTTTGCATATGGGAAGGGCTATGGATAAGATTATAGAAGAGGTTTTAAAAGAAATAAGAGCGGAAAAGTACGATTATGTTATTTATGATAATAATTTCGCTGCCGGATGGATTATAGCTGATATATTACGAATACCCAAAGTATGTTCTTGTACAACTTTTGCAATTAATAGCCAAATTTTTTCTGTGTTTATGAAGAACAGGGGAGAAATAGATAAGGAATCTCCAAGATACATGGAAATCGAACAAATTTCAAAAAAGTGGAAAGGTCAATATGGAGTTATTCTTACTGATAGAAAAAATACCATGACGTGTCCTGGAGATATAACGATTGTATTTACCTCCAAGCTATATCAACCCATGGCCGAAGAATTTGACGACTCTTTCATATTTGTTGGCCCTTCTATTGCGCCAGGTAAAGATGTCGAAGCTTTTACGTTGGAGAACATTCGACAAAACAAACTCATCTTTATTTCGATGGGAACGGTATTTAATCATCAGCCTGAATTTTATACTACTTGCTTTGAAGCATTTGGAGATACTCAGGTCACAGTCATTCTATCTGTAGGAAGGCAGACAGATATTTGCCAATTTAATAATATTCCCCCTAATTTTATAGTGCGTAATTATGTACCCCAATTAGAAATTCTACAACAGGCAGACGTTTTCATTACCCACGGCGGAATGAACAGCTCCAGTGAAGGACTCTATTTTGGTGTTCCTCTTGTTGTCATTCCTATCATGGCCGATCAACCAATAGTAGCCAAGCAAATTGAAAATTTAGGAGCTGGATTACAGCTTAATCGTAAAAAGTTAGACGCTGCTACATTACGAAATACAACAGAAAAAGTGTTACTAAATAAATCATTTAAAGAAAGCAGCTGCAAAATTGGAGAATCTTTAAAAGAGGCTGGAGGATATAAAAAAGCAGTAGAAACAATTTTAAAATTCAAGAAGGGCATTAACAAAAACACCTCTAGTTAACGAAATAAAGTGTATTAATTTATTTTTTTATATCAATTATCAATTATAAACAAATGTGCATTTTGAATGAAGAATCCTTTGGTAATAACGTTTTTTTCCTAAATTAATATAATATTATTAAAACGAGGAATAGCAAAAGTTTTAAAAAACTTAAAATCGCTTGTAATGGGTTATCCTGCTGTTCCCACAGAGTATGGTCTTTATTTATATGTGAAAACGAAAGTTTAATAACGATGAGAGTTATTATAAAGCGTTAATCCGTCATATTAATAAATAGCCTGTTTTGATCAATTTTTTCAAAGCAGGCTTTTCTATTTGTTCTTTTATCAGGTATGAGTAAGATAACGAAATTTTTCTTTAAATTAGAGAAAAATAAAAAGGTCTTTGTATTACATTTTTTGTAGTCAAATGCAAAAAATAAGTATATAATCAATATTAAATTTGTACCTATAAATTTAATATATTGGAATGAATTTAAAAAGTCAGTATGAAAATAAGGAGTGCTATAATGAAATTCGCAAAGGATTTTTTATTTGGAGCTGCATCAGCTTCTTATCAAATAGAAGGAGCTTGGAATGAAGACGGTAAAGGCGAAACAAACTGGGATGTTTTTTCAAAGATTCCTGGAAAAACATATAAAGGCACAAACGGAGATGTAGCCATTGATCATTACCATCGCTACAAAGAAGATATTAAGTTAATGGCAGAGATGGGACTAGAATCGTACCGCTTTTCTATTTCATGGGCACGTATCTTGCCAACTGGCGATGGAGAAGTGAATGAAAAAGGCTTGGAATTTTATAATCAAGTGATTAATGAATGCTTAAAGTATGGAATTGTTCCATTTGTAACGCTGTATCACTGGGATCTGCCTTTGACGCTTGAAGAAGACGGCGGATGGACAAATAAACGAACAGCCGATGCTTTCGTTAAGTATGCAGAGGTTTGTTTTAAGGCATTTGGAGACCGTGTTAAACATTGGATTACGTTCAATGAAACCGTTATGTTTTGCGGATTAGGCTATTTAAAAGGAGCACATCCGCCTGGTATCCAAAACGATGAAAAAAAGTACTTTCAAGCTACACATTATGTGTTTTATGCACATGCAAAAGCCGTAGAGATCTATAAGCAGCTGGAGCAGTATGGAGAAATTGGTATTACACATGTCTTCTTACCGGCTTACAGTGTTGATGATAAAAAGGAAAATATCTTAGCTGCTAGACACGCGAATGAATACGAAACGTTTTGGTATTATGATCCGATTTTAAAAGGCGAATATCCATCTTACGTCGTACAGCAATTAAAAGAAAACGGATGGACCCCAAGCTGGACGGAAGAAGAGCTAGATACATTAAAAAGAAATGCCGAAAACAATGATTTCATTGGTCTTAATTATTATCAACCGATTCGAGTAGAGAAAAATCAAGAAGTTGTTTCGTCTATGGAGCACTCGAGGGAAACATCTACTTTAGCTCCTGGAAATCCATCGTTTGACGGCTTTTATCGCACAGTAAAGATGACAGATAAAACCTATACAAAATGGGGATGGGAAATTTCACCTCAAGGATTTTTAGACGGGCTGCATATGTTAAAAGAGCGTTATGGTGATATTAAAATGTACGTAACAGAAAATGGTCTTGGTGATGAAGATCCGATTATTGATGGTGAAATTGTAGACGTTCCCCGTATTAAATATATTGAAGAACATTTAAAAGTGATTAAGCGCGCAATAAAAGAAGGCATTCATCTAAAAGGATATTACGCTTGGTCTGTTATCGATTTATTAAGCTGGTTAAATGGTTATAAAAAACAATACGGATTCATTTACGTAGATCATGACGATAACTTAAATCGAAAGAAAAAACTGTCGTTTCATTGGTACAAGCATATTATTGAAACGAGAGGAGAAGAGCTATAAGTAAAAAGAAAACCTCTTGATTTTGATCAAGAGGTTTTGTATATAATAGAAGCAGTAAATGATTGAGAATGTAAACTAGGGAGATTATATGGCTATAAAATATAAAGAAATTGCAGATCGTTTAGAAAGGGAAATTCGAGAAGGGACGTTTGATCAAACAAAAAAGCTACCGACGGAAGAAGAACTGATAAAAAAATTTGAAGTGAGCCGTAATACAATTCGAAAAGCAGTGACTCAGCTCGTCAATCGCGGCTATATCTATCAAGTCCAAGGAAGCGGCATGTTTTTGCGTGA
This genomic interval carries:
- a CDS encoding GH1 family beta-glucosidase, with translation MKFAKDFLFGAASASYQIEGAWNEDGKGETNWDVFSKIPGKTYKGTNGDVAIDHYHRYKEDIKLMAEMGLESYRFSISWARILPTGDGEVNEKGLEFYNQVINECLKYGIVPFVTLYHWDLPLTLEEDGGWTNKRTADAFVKYAEVCFKAFGDRVKHWITFNETVMFCGLGYLKGAHPPGIQNDEKKYFQATHYVFYAHAKAVEIYKQLEQYGEIGITHVFLPAYSVDDKKENILAARHANEYETFWYYDPILKGEYPSYVVQQLKENGWTPSWTEEELDTLKRNAENNDFIGLNYYQPIRVEKNQEVVSSMEHSRETSTLAPGNPSFDGFYRTVKMTDKTYTKWGWEISPQGFLDGLHMLKERYGDIKMYVTENGLGDEDPIIDGEIVDVPRIKYIEEHLKVIKRAIKEGIHLKGYYAWSVIDLLSWLNGYKKQYGFIYVDHDDNLNRKKKLSFHWYKHIIETRGEEL
- a CDS encoding GerAB/ArcD/ProY family transporter, whose product is MIEKGKISSLQMAMLLYFIVLATAILTLPSVAGKDAKQDLWLSPIWASLIGFLTLGIFLKLNKFYPNENIIQYSERIIGKLAGKTLGFIYLFFHLYLNGIVLRQYAEFIANFLPKTPIPVVIASMVLVCMFVVYGGVEVLARATQVFLPLFILPLLLMVLLLLPDIEIDNIFPIMGNGVLPSLQGATSIQSWFNDFFYISFFLPFLKDRSKARKLGVISIVAVVLTMVITNLITILVLGSTTQEYIYPVISVSRYISIANFFEHVESMVMAVWVTGIFVKVSAIYYVLTLGTAQCLNVRDYKPFVLPFGFLQVIVALWISSNFQQLVSFLSTSGIVFFFSLEIVIPLFLLLIAFIKKGRNGGLNSNGTKNQKNH
- a CDS encoding GerAB/ArcD/ProY family transporter: MIEKGKISSFQMALMIVPTIVATAILTIPAITGKYAGRDMWISPILGSLNGFFTAFIVYQLHKLYPKESIIQYSRHIIGRILGKVLGFVYLFFFLHICGTISRQYIDFIINAFLPKTPMIVVIGSMVLVCAFAVRGGVEVLGRSAQLFVPIFILLPLLLFILLIPQFKPENMFPIMEHGMMPSILGAAVPQSWFSEMFLISMLLPFLTDHKKGKKWSMISVVITMLVMVYTNIVNIFLFGESATSYIYPVFTAFRYISVATFFEHLEAFVITIWVMGIFIKLSVFYYALVLGTAQWLHLSDYRPLVFPLGFLVIIFGIWVTPSMYELTRFLGNIFPFYGTFIMTFIPVLLLLIAIIRKK
- a CDS encoding Ger(x)C family spore germination protein; this translates as MNLFLSRNVIKTLTILLFFLASFLLSGCWDRREVNDTALVLGAAIDKEKGGGIRLTVQILIPKAVNGQQQGGGAAGTGSESLVRSAIGENIADAMSKVQTKIPRKIFWGHCKAYIIGEKFARNGGIHKQIDYLLRHPEPRERAHLFVSYGEAADVLALQPPLESYEGEVLRKLSEMKIGMDVTVKDFEQMLTGDSGVALLPLIKKLPPFLGRKPQETIAYIMGTAIFKKDKMIGQVDIKATRGLLWLRNEIEVTSVTVNPKKGESISLDPIRQTTKLIPILKNGKWKILAKITSEGTIVQNGSDLDVMSPQITKRVEKDVEKDIKKRINQSLKQVKKGMNVDAFGFADAFHRKYPKEWSKVKDHWDTVLPDVEVKIDIKTRVRRPGLSTTPAGLKEKEVEKK